In Aspergillus fumigatus Af293 chromosome 2, whole genome shotgun sequence, a genomic segment contains:
- a CDS encoding putative 2-methylcitrate dehydratase (PrpD), which yields MARLQYIKSSIVISYLRSVNLSVHAPSNSMSCPYDKPIVDITQYVFHYQIDDQKAWSAARVALLDAMGCAIETLSTSEECQKLLGPTVPGTEVPNGFRLPGTNLSLDPVKGAFDMGTLIRYLDHNDALSGAEWGHPSDNLGAILAVADWLCRASASGRYKHTGPPLTMRTLLTALIKAYEIQGCYQIRNAFNAFGIDHVILVKLASAAVVAWLLGLTEEKTQATLSHVWMDGHSSRVYRTGANTIPRKGWAAGDACMRAVHLALLVRAGQPGAPTPLSSLPFGFYARTFGASGFEMPRPFGVWTIQNTLFKLMPVEGHGIAAVEAALVQLGKLRARGLGPGCIARVEVRTTQAADLIINKRGPLCNAADRDHCIQYVIALAFLKGSPPEVSDYRDESYWAESEELASLRERIFIHVDEHLTRDYLDLNKKSIGSVLTVHLQDGSELAEVLIEYPAGHVRNPATARAVQEKFTKNMRLMFTETEISKILQETRKDNLLIMDFVDLFVKQSSPGPRL from the exons ATGGCAAGGCTTCAATACATTAAATCAAGCATCGTTATCAGTTACCTGCGTTCCGTCAACCTGAGCGTACATGCTCCTTCCAACAGCATGTCCTGTCCATACGACAAACCCATAGTTGACATCACCCAGTATGTATTCCACTACCAGATCGACGACCAAAAGGCCTGGTCAGCTGCACGCGTGGCCCTGCTAGACGCCATGGGATGCGCCATCGAAACCCTCTCCACGAGCGAAGAGTGCCAGAAACTACTGGGCCCGACTGTGCCAGGTACAGAGGTCCCGAATGGCTTCCGACTACCGGGAACGAATCTCAGTCTGGACCCGGTCAAGGGCGCATTCGACATGGGCACTTTGATCCGATACCTGGATCATAATGATGCGCTAAGCGGCGCAGAATGGGGACATCCCTCTG ATAATCTAGGCGCCATCCTCGCAGTCGCAGACTGGCTATGTCGCGCCTCCGCATCAGGGAGATACAAGCATACCGGGCCCCCACTCACGATGCGCACGTTGCTCACCGCGCTCATAAAAGCATACGAGATCCAAGGCTGCTACCAGATCAGGAACGCCTTCAACGCCTTCGGCATCGATCACGTCATCCTTGTCAAGCTGGCCTCGGCCGCCGTGGTCGCCTGGCTCCTCGGCCTAACAGAGGAAAAGACGCAGGCGACACTCTCGCATGTCTGGATGGACGGCCATTCGAGCAGGGTTTACCGGACGGGCGCGAACACGATCCCGCGGAAAGGTTGGGCGGCTGGAGATGCATGTATGCGCGCGGTGCATCTGGCTCTGCTTGTGCGTGCTGGACAGCCTGGAGCACCGACGCCGCTGAGTTCGTTGCCATTTGGGTTCTATGCGCGGACTTTTGGGGCGAGTGGGTTCGAGATGCCACGGCCGTTCGGGGTGTGGACGATCCAGAATACCTTGTTCAAGTTGATGCCGGTGGAGGGTCATGGAATTGCGGCTGTTGAGGCGGCACTTGTCCAACTTGGTAAGCTGCGGGCGAGAGGGCTAGGGCCGGGATGTATTGCCAGAGTTGAGGTTCGGACGACCCAAGCGGCGGATTTGATCATCAATAAGCGAGGGCCATTGTGTAATGCTGCCGATCGTGACCATTGCATTCAGTACGTGATTGCGCTCGCCTTTCTGAAGGGCTCTCCGCCCGAGGTGAGTGACTATCGAGATGAGAGTTACTGGGCCGAGAGCGAAGAGCTGGCTTCTCTGCGAGAGAGGATCTTCATTCACGTTGACGAGCACCTTACGAGGGACTATTTGGACCTAAATAAGAAGAGCATCGGTTCCGTACTCACAGTTCACCTGCAGGATGGTTCAGAACTGGCCGAAGTTCTGATAGAGTACCCAGCCGGCCACGTACGAAATCCTGCCACAGCTCGAGCGGTGCAAGAAAAGTTCACCAAAAACATGCGGTTAATGTTTACCGAGACAGAAATCTCGAAGATCCTCCAAGAGACTAGGAAGGACAACCTACTCATCATGGATTTCGTCGATCTTTTCGTGAAGCAATCATCACCAGGTCCGAGATTGTAG
- a CDS encoding urea carboxylase-associated family protein, which yields MSTSRRPPPAYTAAKDSAVYGTSQVYRKISESASSESGRILETSFTIRPCSGQAWVVPAGHICRLTTPKGPQVGDLNIWNANNPRERLWAARTRQIHASHVSVGDRLWSNLPYLRPLVTITGDSLNGGQLHEVLEVNGQRKEGVGFGTSKWGGRVHDLLGTRCDPYVNLLMGGETFDFHCHSNLTRAVMPYGLTELDVHDVLNVFQVTGLDEQGKYFMETSPAKPGEYFEFFAEVDVLCALSACPGGDLSQWGWEEKGEKMGATTRPLGVEVYKLADPKILDGWKQPESPNYRGLHGLQMPPRETDDSGYVGL from the exons ATGTCTACATCTCGTCGGCCTCCACCAGCCTACACTGCCGCTAAGGATTCAGCAGTGTATGGCACGTCCCAAGTCTATAGGAAAATCTCGGAGAGTGCTTCCAGCGAATCTGGAAGGATTCTCGAGACATCATTCACTATCCGTCCCTGCTCCGGACAGGCCTGGGTGGTGCCAGCGGGGCATATTTGTCGACTGACTACACCCAAAGGACCGCAAGTGGGCGATCTCAACATTTGGAATGCGAATAATCCTCGAGAGCGACTTTGGGCTGCCCGCACGCGTCAAATTCACGCTTCCCATGTGTCAGTCGGTGACCGCTTGTGGTCAAACCTGCCATATCTACGACCTCTCGTCACCATAACCGGAGACTCTCTGAATGGTGGGCAATTGCATGAGGTTTTGGAAGTCAACGGGCAACGGAAGGAGGGTGTTGGCTTTGGTACATCAAAATGGGGTGGACGTGTTCATGATTTGCTCGGAACAAGATGTGATCCCTACGTCAATTTGCTTATGGGTGGAGAAACCTTTGACTTCCACTGCCACTCGAACTTGACACGCGCAGTCATGCCTTATGGCTTGACTGAATTGGATGTGCACGATGTGCTTAACGTCTTTCAAGTAACGGGTCTGGATGAGCAGGGAAAGTACTTCATGGAGACATCGCCAGCTAAGCCTGGAGAATACTTTGAGTTCTTTGCCGAAGTAGATGTGCTCTGTGCACTGTCGGCTTGTCCTGGAG GAGATCTTTCTCAATGGGGATGGGAGGAGAAAGGCGAGAAGATGGGAGCTACTACCCGTCCATTGGGCGTAGAGGTCTACAAGTTGGCTGATCCCAAGATACTGGATGGTTGGAAACAGCCTGAGAGCCCCAACTATAGGGGACTGCATGGGTTGCAAATGCCACCACGGGAAACCGATGATAGTGGCTATGTTGGTCTATAG
- the aro8 gene encoding aminotransferase-like domain-containing protein yields the protein MSPSIDVKSPDTSAGPLTIDGIADLRAKSAPIPTGVAPGTSSDMFKSPSCYTKPKAKRWDHYLSEESKSRQQSTLKGAARYLKTPGLISLGGGLPSPEYFPFEEISVKVPTPPGFSPHETQESGAVLTAKKGDVQAGRSLYDLEVALNYGQSTGSPQLLRFVTEHTELIHNPPYADWQCCLNAGSTYGWDTVLRMLCTRGDYILMEEYTFSSAKETALPLGVKVASVKMDAEGLLPESLDEVLSNWDEASRGSRKPFVLYTIPTGQNPTGATQQLERRKAVYKVAQKHDLIIVEDEPYYFLQMQPYTGPDREPVPPPASHDEFIKSLIPSYLSLDVDGRVLRLESFSKVLSPGSRTGWIVGPEQLVERFMRNCETGAQHPSGISQIVLFKLLDEHWGHSGYLDWLINLRMQYTGRRDAIVNACEKYLPKEIAKWNPPAAGMFHWIEIDWQKHPAVASGKSREAIEEAVFHAAVNNGVLVSRGSWFTAAGHNEGNLFFRATFAAASSENIAEAIARFATALRTEFSL from the exons ATGAGTCCTTCGATCGACGTTAAGAGCCCAGATACATCTGCCGGCCCATTGACAATCGATGGCATTGCAGATCTGAGGGCAAAGAGTGCGCCAATTCCTACAGGTGTCGCGCCTGGTACGAGCAGTGATATGTTCAAGAGCCCT TCATGCTATACCAAGCCGAAAGCGAAGAGGTGGGACC ACTACCTTTCCGAAGAATCAAAGTCCCGACAG CAATCTACATTGAAGGGTGCTGCGCGTTACCTTAAGACTCCAG GTCTCATCTCGTTGGGTGGTGGTCTGCCGTCGCCAGAATATTTCCCTTTCGAAGAGATTAGCGTGAAAGTCCCAACGCCGCCGGGATTCTCCCCTCACGAGACCCAGGAATCCGGCGCTGTCCTGACTGCCAAGAAAGGGGATGTCCAAGCTGGCAGAAGTCTTTACG ATCTCGAGGTTGCTCTTAACTATGGACAATCCACCGGTTCCCCTCAGCTCCTCAGATTCGTGACTGAGCATACCGAG CTTATTCACAACCCCCCATATGCCGACTGGCAATGTTGTTTGAACGCTGGTAGCACATATGGGTGGGATACAGTACTCCGAATGCTCTGCACCAGAGGCGACTACATCCTGATGGAGGAGTACACATTCTCTAGCGCCAAGGAGACCGCTCTTCCGTTGGGAGTCAAGGTGGCATCGGTCAAGATGGATGCTGAAGGTCTTCTGCCCGAGTCGCTCGACGAGGTCTTGAGCAACTGGGATGAAGCTTCTCGGGGCAGCCGCAAGCCATTTGTGCTGTACACGATTCCAACTGGCCAGAACCCTACCGGTGCCAcgcagcagctggagagaCGCAAGGCTGTATACAAAGTGGCACAGAAGCACGACTTGATTATCGTGGAAGATGAGCCTTACTACTTCTTGCAGATGCAGCCATACACCGGACCCGACCGCGagcctgttcctcctcctgccAGCCACGATGAATTCATCAAGTCTCTCATTCCTTCGTACCTGAGCCTAGATGTCGATGGGCGTGTGCTCCGACTTGAATCCTTCTCCAAGGTTCTTTCACCCGGCTCACGGACCGGTTGGATTGTTGGCCCGGAGCAGCTTGTCGAGCGATTCATGCGCAATTGCGAGACAGGTGCCCAACATCCAAGCGGCATCTCACAGATTGTTCTGTTCAAGCTTCTGGACGAACACTGGGGCCATTCCGGCTACTTGGACTGGTTGATCAACCTGCGTATGCAGTATACCGGTCGCAGAGACGCCATTGTCAACGCGTGCGAGAAGTATCTTCCTAAGGAGATTGCTAAGTGGAACCCTCCTGCCGCAGGAATGTTT CATTGGATTGAGATCGATTGGCAGAAGCATCCTGCCGTGGCTTCGGGTAAGTCCCGCGAGGCTATCGAGGAGGCTGTCTTCCATGCTGCGGTTAATAACGGTGTGCTCGTCTCGCGAGGCAGCTGGTTCACCGCAGCTGGTCACAACGAGGGCAACCTGTTCTTCCGCGCTACCTTTGCGGCTGCCAGCTCGGAAAACATTGCGGAGGCTATTGCTCGCTTCGCAACTGCCCTTAGAACCGAGTTCTCTTTGTAG
- a CDS encoding putative serine/threonine protein kinase has product MDDSRASALLDPTSAMAAAISKHKAEAIKLAREQGAAVREMCRRAKTEPPPYEFEELIGKGSYGRVYKGHQLHSRKVVAIKVMDIDSMDYKSVRDLKDESIKDFIHETKVMKQVKDAGAKNINELIEAISIHSQLWLVCEYCPGGSVRTLMRATGDKLEERFIIPIARELAAGLRAIHEAGIIHRDIKAANILIHEEGRLQICDFGVAGVLQSHVDKRSTWIGTPHWMPPEMFSTRGEAHKYGSEVDVWAYGCTLFEFATGNPPNSNLRERMQIGRQLNRTTPRLANEDYSEGLKDLVSFALESDPILRPTMADIMSHSYIAETDEQYPTSSLSELVRIYYQWSQRGGQRISLFHPGGAAAAEFPDYEPDFEEDWNFSTTDGFERRFSVIDLDRIAASLAELEEEMSPATTNQQDRDSFDEPAGPEMSMEDKANFDERVRRGAAAMEGLFNEDMPSYKYETKNDFVPIEPKPPASDLPLRTETDRSSVTSTFIDIDIGSFDSSHYAAGAASAQPFQLADADTIRANRSAGRQQHNSLEARSRSSSHDADDHDESEQLTYQPQTGPRPPTMDWKFPVFMQPSEAEQNEPETAHSPKAPESQQEDKRATMDWTFPDGAQQKDKRATMDWTFPDMTAAKPLDSEDPGRYDTLRAPLPELQPSATIRQSTIGEPGDSRPSTSASTGSDISAHSETDYNPFKFDRPPPTPPSDLAEAHGQFFNKELPETLESVGYGDFERSSVLDGPGPDEEDSQSVIWESSAEIGVQPSHTEPFPTAIPSKEMEPHQPFPTLIESPVIEPLPTARRDPRPATRDDLEPVYFPDLVPPRLEALTAGAEESAVTAELDRLLGDFLDALSATGDALSRVAVVPETARRRPSMSMSEQAE; this is encoded by the exons ATGGACGACTCTCGCGCCTCAGCGCTGTTAGACCCAACGTCCGCGATGGCGGCTGCCATCAGCAAGCACAAAGCAGAAGCTATCAAGTTGGCACGTGAACAGGGCGCCGCCGTGCGCGAGATGTGTCGCAGAGCCAAAACAGAGCCGCCGCCATATGAGTTTGAAGAGTTGATTGGGAAGGGTTCCTACGGGCGTGTCTACAAGGGCCATCAGCTACATTCGCGCAAGGTCGTCGCGATTAAGGTGATGGATATTGATTCGATGGACTACAAGTCTGTGAGAGACCTCAAGGACGAATCGATTAAGGATTTCATACATGAGACGAAAGTTATGAAACAGGTCAAGGATGCTGGTGCTAAAAACATCAATGAGTTGATCGAGGCCATCTCGATCCATAGCCAATTGTGGCTGGTCTGCGAGTACTGCCCTGGTGGTAGTGTTAGGACTTTG ATGAGAGCAACTGGTGATAAGCTTGAGGAAAGGTTCATCATCCCCATCGCACGAGAGTTGGCTGCTGGCTTGCGTGCGATTCACGAGGCTGGTATCATCCATCGGGACATTAAGG CTGCAAACATTTTGATTCACGAGGAAGGCCGGCTTCAGATCTGCGATTTCGGTGTTGCGGGAGTACTCCAGTCGCACGTAGACAAGCGATCAACCTGGATTGGGACGCCGCACTGGATGCCACCAGAGATGTTCTCAACTCGAGGCGAAGCTCACAAATATGGAAGTGAG GTCGATGTGTGGGCATATGGCTGCACTCTCTTCGAATTCGCAACGGGAAACCCCCCAAACTCCAATTTACGGGAGCGGATGCAAATTGGAAGGCAACTCAACCGTACCACACCGCGTCTTGCAAATGAAGATTACAGTGAAGGCCTTAAAGACCTAGTATCATTCGCTCTCGAGTCGGACCCCATATTGCGCCCGACAATGGCAGACATCATGTCACATTCGTATATTGCTGAAACAGACGAGCAGTATCCGACTTCTTCACTTAGCGAGTTGGTGCGCATCTACTATCAATGGTCTCAGCGGGGAGGGCAGAGAATTTCGTTATTCCATCCGGGAGGTGCTGCCGCCGCGGAATTTCCCGATTATGAGCCAGATTTTGAAGAAGACTGGAACTTCAGTACAACAGATGGCTTTGAACGGAGATTTTCCGTCATTGATCTGGATCGGATAGCGGCCTCGTTGGCCGAGCTAGAAGAGGAGATGAGTCCAGCGACAACAAATCAGCAGGACCGCGATTCCTTCGATGAGCCTGCGGGACCCGAAATGTCCATGGAAGACAAGGCCAATTTCGACGAGCGTGTCCGCCGAGGCGCTGCGGCAATGGAGGGGCTATTCAACGAGGACATGCCGAGTTACAAGTACGAAACGAAGAACGATTTTGTGCCCATCGAGCCCAAGCCTCCAGCGTCTGATCTGCCTCTTCGCACGGAGACAGATCGGTCTTCCGTGACGTCTACATTtattgacattgacatcgGCTCATTCGACTCGTCGCATTatgctgctggagctgcaTCGGCACAGCCGTTCCAACTTGCAGACGCGGATACGATTAGGGCCAATAGATCCGCTGGTCGACAGCAACACAATTCCCTTGAAGCCAGGTCACGATCCTCGAGTCATGATGCGGATGATCATGACGAATCCGAGCAATTAACTTATCAGCCCCAGACTGGCCCACGCCCTCCGACGATGGACTGGAAATTTCCGGTATTTATGCAACCTTCGGAGGCAGAGCAGAACGAACCGGAGACGGCACATTCACCGAAGGCGCCAGAGTCGCAACAAGAGGATAAACGGGCGACTATGGACTGGACCTTCCCGGACGGGGCCCAACAGAAAGACAAGCGAGCAACTATGGACTGGACCTTCCCGGACATGACTGCTGCTAAGCCACTGGATAGCGAAGATCCCGGCCGTTACGATACCCTCCGAGCGCCGCTTCCTGAGCTTCAGCCATCAGCTACCATTCGACAGTCTACCATTGGGGAGCCTGGGGACTCGCGACCCTCCACCTCGGCATCGACTGGCTCGGATATTTCAGCTCACTCAGAAACAGACTATAATCCCTTCAAGTTTGACCGTCCTCCTCCTACACCCCCCAGTGACCTTGCTGAAGCACATGGGCAATTTTTCAACAAGGAGCTACCCGAAACGCTAGAATCGGTGGGCTATGGCGACTTTGAACGGTCGTCAGTGTTAGACGGGCCCGGGCCAGATGAGGAAGATTCACAGTCGGTGATCTGGGAGAGCAGCGCAGAAATCGGTGTTCAGCCCTCACATACAGAACCATTCCCCACAGCCATTCCATCAAAAGAGATGGAGCCCCACCAACCTTTTCCAACGCTGATTGAGTCGCCTGTGATTGAGCCGCTGCCCACAGCCCGGCGTGATCCGCGCCCGGCTACGAGGGATGATTTGGAGCCGGTCTACTTCCCCGATCTCGTACCGCCGCGACTTGAGGCTCTGACGGCCGGGGCGGAAGAAAGCGCTGTGACTGCCGAACTGGACAGGCTTTTGGGCGATTTTCTGGATGCACTCTCTGCGACTGGAGATGCGTTGTCCAGAGTTGCCGTCGTCCCAGAGACAGCAAGACGTCGACCGTCAATGTCGATGTCTGAACAGGCCGAGTGA
- a CDS encoding IQ calmodulin-binding motif protein translates to MTILAAVLKLSGTVLSICLSSLVTWIIRQPTSDSHTCCDMISENVYRLCHHEKTVSSELARDPSQSPAKLFHKLYYDYKLKEKLFETKQSTAARQDPLQRAYDCGNWGTAKPSNLFLKIYHDALCTLDKNPLGGVVSPPLMGSHGVVPLTIVAPLPDLCRHVANCIARAEKEVFLGTNFWIYSDASTLVTNAFRELSRRAGERGSKVVVKVLYDRGNPQQLWDNHLRVDEKQYADPNGKVRLPPSSEIPNIDLQVTNYHRPIVGTFHAKFIIIDRRIALLQSSNVQDNDNLEMLVHVEGPIVDSFYDTALISWGKAFKTSLPMLSSSAASADIPGISAQHSRSDSNKDLRSPLPEHTTLEPHYDCDIQHEAQRVNDTIRPRAGESKTQAVTRHLNTTIQRDTTGNAPDSDQEPPMRPYVILPPHKPFPMALVNREPWGAPNHTSIYTPQNSAFLSAFKHAKHSIFIQTPNMNAEPILEALLDAVRRGVTVTCYLCLGYNDAGQLLPFQNGTNEMIANRLYLSLHTDEERSRLRIFNYVAKDQTKPIHNKYKKRSCHIKLMIIDERVAIQGNGNLDTQSFYHSQEVNLLLDSPLVCRIWLEQINQSQNTALYGAVSTEDGCWHDPVTGEMPKGSIGVDPGRFSWAKGVIGAVQRVRGVGGF, encoded by the exons ATGACTATCCTCGCAGCCGTTCTGAAGCTGTCTGGAACAGTCTTATCAATCTGCCTGAGCTCTCTGGTCACTTGGATTATTCGCCAGCCAACGAGCGATAGCCATACCTGCTGCGACATGATCTCAGAGAACGTGTACCGACTATGCCACCACGAGAAGACAGTAAGCTCGGAGCTAGCAAGAGATCCAAGCCAATCACCAGCAAAGTTGTTTCATAAACTGTATTATGACTACAAACTGAAGGAGAAGCTCTTTGAAACCAAGCAGTCGACCGCTGCCCGTCAAGACCCCCTGCAGAGAGCGTATGATTGTGGAAACTGGGGAACAGCAAAACCGAGTAATCTATTTCTTAAG ATATACCATGACGCTCTCTGTACGTTGGACAAGAACCCTCTGGGAGGAGTCGTCTCTCCACCACTGATGGGCAGTCACGGAGTTGTTCCCTTGACCATCGTGGCTCCGTTGCCAGATCTGTGTCGGCATGTGGCGAACTGTATCGCTCGAGCTGAGAAGGAGGTATTCTTGGGAACCAATTTCTGGATATACTCCGATGCATCGACGCTCGTAACCAACGCGTTTCGGGAGCTATCAAGGCGAGCGGGAGAGCGGGGGAGCAAAGTGGTCGTGAAAGTGTTATACGACCGGGGAAATCCTCAACAGCTCTGGGATAACCACCTGAGAGTGGATGAGAAGCAGTATGCAGATCCAAATGGCAAAGTCCGACTGCCTCCTTCAAGTGAAATCCCCAACATCGACCTCCAGGTCACCAACTACCACCGCCCTATCGTTGGAACTTTTCACGCcaagttcatcatcattgatcGAAGGATAGCTTTACTTCAGAGCAGTAATGTTCAGGACAATGACAACCTTGAGATGCTAGTCCATGTCGAAGGACCCATTGTGGATTCGTTCTATGATACTGCGCTGATCTCTTGGGGAAAGGCGTTCAAGACGTCCCTCCCTATGCTGTCCTCTTCGGCCGCAAGCGCAGACATTCCGGGCATCTCAGCTCAGCATTCAAGGTCTGACTCAAATAAGGACCTACGTTCTCCGTTGCCTGAGCACACGACGCTGGAACCTCATTATGATTGTGACATCCAGCACGAGGCGCAAAGGGTCAACGACACTATTCGTCCCCGAGCAGGGGAATCAAAAACCCAAGCTGTCACTCGTCATCTGA ATACTACGATTCAGCGAGACACAACGGGTAACGCCCCAGATAGCGACCAGGAACCTCCAATGCGACCATACGTGATTCTACCACCTCACAAGCCATTTCCCATGGCCCTGGTCAACAGAGAACCCTGGGGAG CGCCAAACCATACCAGCATCTACACTCCACAAAACTCAGCTTTCCTCTCCGCCTTCAAACACGCGAAGcactccatcttcatccagaCACCAAATATGAACGCAGAGCCCATCCTGGAGGCGCTCCTCGACGCAGTCCGTCGCGGTGTCACCGTTACATGTTATCTGTGCCTTGGCTACAACGACGCAGGCCAACTCCTTCCCTTTCAGAACGGCACAAACGAGATGATCGCGAATCGGCTATACCTCTCCCTGCATACGGACGAAGAACGCTCCCGACTTCGCATATTTAATTACGTAGCCAAAGACCAAACCAAACCGATCCACAATAAATACAAAAAGCGAAGCTGCCACATTAAACTTATGATCATTGATGAGCGTGTGGCTATACAGG GAAACGGAAACCTCGACACGCAGTCCTTTTACCACAGCCAGGAAGTGAATCTCCTTCTCGACTCGCCGCTTGTGTGCCGTATCTGGTTGGAGCAGATaaaccagagccagaacACGGCGCTTTATGGCGCTGTGAGCACCGAGGACGGATGCTGGCATGATCCGGTTACTGGCGAAATGCCCAAGGGTTCTATTGGGGTTGACCCTGGACGCTTCAGTTGGGCTAAAGGGGTTATTGGTGCTGTACAAAGGGTGAGAGGTGTCGGAGGATTTTAG
- a CDS encoding alpha-ketoacid dehydrogenase kinase family protein produces the protein MARCYSTSPSPDQHESALHLPFAHGANDEVARLAGSRRCPLTLADLLKHGRPPLSKEALLASANFTLSLLPARLASRIQALRNLPFIVVSNPHISKIYNNYVHSLSTLLPYQQRKVTTLEEENKFADVLADLVHTHSNTIPILARGFLECRKYISAADVTRFLDTHLRARIGTRLIAEQHLALHFASQPVSDVGSRTEKSSENTVPSNYIGVIDTALQPARIVKVCEDFVGEICELKYGVRPRLKIGGQADATFAHVPVHVEYIITELLKNAFRAVIESGNEREPIEVTIAAAPDVPTHQVHNVLGIKSNAPGIYPDADVGFKMDTVVGTADANESIKFSTPSSQSITIRIRDKGGGIPREVLPNIWSYSFTTFSDSNLLEPDNGNLDALNTISASGGQLSSIAGLGYGLPLSRAYAEYFGGSIAIQSLWGWGTDVYLTLQGVGKIE, from the exons ATGGCGCGATGTTACTCgacatcaccatctccagaTCAGCACGAGTCGGCTTTACATCTGCCATTTGCGCATGGAGCGAATGATGAAGTCGCGCGTCTTGCGGGTAGCCGCCGATGCCCATTAACGCTTGCAGACCTACTCAA ACACGGACGCCCGCCTTTGTCAAAAGAGGCGCTACTCGCGTCTGCGAATTTCACACTATCCCTTCTACCTGCCCGACTGGCATCTCGTATACAGGCGTTACGAAACCTCCCTTTTATCGTCGTTTCAAACCCACACATCTCGAAGATCTATAACAATTACGTCCACTCCTTATCGACTCTTCTGCCCTATCAGCAACGGAAGGTCACCacgctggaagaggagaataaGTTCGCAGATGTACTGGCGGACCTAGTGCATACGCATTCAAATACCATACCCATACTGGCACGGGGGTTTCTTGAATGCAGGAAGTATATCAGTGCAGCCGATGTGACTCGATTCCTAGACACCCATCTACGAGCGAGGATTGGCACCCGGCTTATAGCAGAGCAACATCTGGCCCTTCACTTTGCCTCGCAGCCAGTAAGTGATGTCGGTTCCAGAACAGAGAAGTCGTCTGAGAACACGGTCCCGTCGAATTATATAGGTGTGATTGACACCGCCCTTCAGCCGGCTCGCATAGTGAAGGTCTGCGAAGATTTCGTTGGGGAGATTTGTGAGCTGAAATATGGCGTGCGGCCGCGGCTAAAGATTGGGGGACAAGCCGACGCCACGTTTGCGCACGTACCTGTGCATGTCGAGTACATCATCACCGAGCTTCTGAAAAATGCTTTTCGCGCTGTTATTGAGTCGGGAAACGAACGGGAGCCCATTGAAGTCACGATTGCGGCGGCTCCAGACGTCCCGACCCATCAAGTTCACAATGTGCTCGGAATTAAGTCAAATGCCCCAGGTATCTACCCTGATGCCGATGTTGGCTTTAAGATGGACACCGTGGTGGGTACGGCAGATGCCAATGAGTCAATTAAATTCTCGACGCCATCGTCGCAGAGCATAACCATTAGGATACGGGACAAGGGTGGTGGCATTCCTCGTGAAGTATTGCCCAACATCTGGTCCTACAGTTTCACTACGTTCTCCGATTCGAACCTGCTGGAGCCGGATAACGGAAATCTCGATGCCCTAAACACAATATCTGCTAGTGGGGGCCAGCTGAGCAGTATTGCGGGACTTGGATATGGATTGCCGCTTAGCAGAGCATACGCGGAATACTTTGGTGGCAGTATCGCTATTCAGAGTCTGTGGGGCTGGGGGACGGATGTTTATCTTACTCTTCAAGGAGTTGGCAAGATTGAGTAA